The Calditrichia bacterium genomic interval CGATGTGCAGAAACTTGTCAACAATTTTTCTGTCCATGCGCCATTTTTTTTCTATTCGGCCGGTGCCCCTTTTCCAACAAACATATCGTCAACCGGAACGATTTTTACATTTTCAGCAGCGATCTGCAACGGATACGATTGGATTTCTTTGTCCTCCAGCAGAATTGCTTCCGGCTTTGGCGAATCGTAGCTGATTGGGCTTGGGGTGTTGTTTACCAACGTTTCTTTCAGCCCTTCTGCATCTGCGGTGATGAAAACCGCTTTCACATTTTTATAGTCGAAATGCTTTTTGAGTGCGGTGTTCACTTCTTCCAATGTGATTTCGTCGAGCAGGCTGCGGAATTTTTTCCAGTGATCGCCATCGATGCCGTAATAGTTGTCATCCAACGCATAACCGAGTTGCAACATGGTCGTCGGTGCATAGTGTAACACATAGTTTTTCAAAAACTTACGGGTCAGTTCGAAATCCGATTCGCTCATCCCGTTATCCACCAGTTTTTGCAATTCGCGGAGTGCAGCACGGAATGCGAAAACCCGTGTTTCGTTGGGCACCGGACGAATCCAGACCTGGAAAATTTGTTGGTGACGCGCCACGTTGGGGGGCGGAAACTGGCGGGCATAGCCAAGCGGAAAGTGCTCGATGTAAGCATAATCCCCGTAATTCAGCCCGCGTTCTTCACGTATAATCTGATACAAATGTGAGCTGGAATTGCGGTGTTCACCCAACCACGAGGTGGCAATTGCCAACGCGTAAAATTCGCGGCTGCCACGCAACACATCGATCGGATAGCCAAAGCTGATCGCCGTCGCGTTGGCATTTTTCTCGATAATTTTGACATGCATGCCATCAATCGCAGGCGGGTTTATGGCAACTGTTGCATCCGGGGTTCCGGCGGGCAGCGCCAGCAAATCCTGCTGCATGGTTTTGGCGAATGAACTGCTGTATCCGCCGCCCAAACCCAACACCAGATTTGCCTGTGTGTAATGGGTTTGATAAAACGATTTCACATCGTCCAGTGTAATCGCCTGCAAACTATTGATGTGCCCTTCTTCCAAATGTTCGTACGGCGTTCCGGCAAAAATAAATTCATACAGCGCTTCTTTGCCGAATTCTTCATCTTGCGCATAGCGCAGCGATTTTTCTACATAATTGAGCGTATTTGTTTTCACACGATCAAAATCATCCTGGTTAAATGCAGGGTGAAGCAGAACATCTTTCAGTAATGCGTAATATGCATCCAGATTATCTTTGTGGGTGCGACCGTAAAATACGGTCATTTCCTTATCCACCTGATTGTTGATTGAGGCGGCCATCGGATACAATTTTTCGAGAATTTGTTCGTATGTATAATTTTGGGTTGCGCCCTCGGTGAGCATCGATGCGGTGAGTGCAGCCAGCCCTTCTTTTCCGGCGGGATCATCCATCGAGCCAACCGTGAACATCACCCGGAATGCAACAGTCGGGTCTTCGGGAACCGGCATCGCAACTGTTTCAACTGCCGGTTTCTGCTGGCAGGAAAACAGGATCAGCGCGCCGATCAGCAAGGTTATCCATTTATTCAGCGTCATTTTGTTTCTCCTTCAAAATAAGGGTGGTTCGGCGATCGTTTTGCAAATAGTATTCGGCGGCAGCGCGCACATCTTCGGGCGTCACGCTTTCCAACGTTTTGTAAAATTGATCAACCGATTCCAGATCGCCGTTTAAAGCAACCATCCGCGCAAGGCTGGATGTCACATTTTCCGGCGTGTCCAGTCCCATCAAAAAGTCGTAACGAATCCGGCTTTTGATGTTTTCCAGATCATCCTGGCTCACCAGTTCTTTTTTGAATTCTTCTGCAGCGCCATCAACCTGCTCGATGACGTAATTAATATCATCCGGCGATTTTACCATCGCATAAACGGAGTGAAATTTCGGATCGCGGTTCAACCCGTATCCGCCGGAGATGAACTGCACTTTTTGTTCGCGAATCACCAATTGTTTGTACAACTCGCTGTTTTCGCCAAACGCGAATTCCCACAACAAATATCCGGCTGCGTTGCGTTTGGATGTTGCATCGAACGCTTCGCTTTTGTATGCCAGCCAAACCAACGGCAATGTCCGGCCGTCGTATTCGATGGTTTTCTGACGCTCGCCTTTTTGCATATCTTCTTGTTTTATCTCAGGTTGGGTATAACCTTTTTCCCAATCGCCGTAATATTTTTCGATCAGCGATTTGGCATCCGCTGCATCGAAATCGCCTGCCAATAGCAACACACAATTTTCCGGGCGATAATAGCGATTGAAAAATGATTTGCTGTAATCGTACTGATTGGGCATTTCTTTGATATCGCGTTCGAAACCCATTGTGGTGTGTTTATAGGTATGTTGGTCAAATGCGAGGTTGGAAATTTCCTCGTACGCAACGGACCACGGACTCACCCGGTTTTTGCGATATTCGCCGTAAACCGCACCGGCTTCCGTGCGGAACGGACCCTCCGCATACGATAAATTCTGGAAGCGATCGCTTTCCAGATTCATCGTCGTTTCCAGATTTTCGCTGGAAATAACCATCGTGTAACAGGTGTAGTCATCGGTTGTGTAAGCGTTGTTATCTGCACCCATTTCGGTAATGGTGCGTTCGTACTCTTCAGCGGGAATATTTTCGGTACCGCGGAACATCATGTGTTCAAAAAAATGGGCAAATCCGCTTTTTCCGGGCTCCCACTCGTCCCGGCTACCGGTTCTTACAACCGTATAATAAGCAATTAAACCGCTTCCCTTCATGGGAATCAGGATCGTTTTGAAACCGTTTGGCAGCGTATAATTTTCGTATTGATACGGAAAAAATTGCTGTCCAAACGATTGAGAAAGCAGGATTGCGCAAAATGCAATCACAAACAAACCCAATCGGTTGCGATGTTTCATTACAGGCCTCCGTTCGTATTTAGAATGTATGATTTAAAACGCGTTGATATCTCAAGCAGTTGTAAAATTAATCATTTAATCAATTTCATCCTACTGATTTTGGACAAGATTGTTGCATGAAAATTAAGGCAGTAAATAGCAAGCCTATAAATGTTTGGAATTCCACAAAGTGATTCGTTATATTTGCCAGATGAAGGGACGGTAATAGCACCAGTGAAACCTCAAAAGCAATGTTGACGGTAGAGAATCTCAGATGGGAATAACATACAACGCACCTTTTGTGTTAACATACGCACTGGTTGCTGTTTCGGTGATAGCTTATAACACATTCGTCGACCCTACGGTAATTCCGTTTTACTTTACCCTTCAACCCTATTATAGTTACGAAGACCCGCTATTCTACTTCCGGTTATTTTCCTATGCCGTTGGTCACGGCAGTTGGGAACATTTGATCGACAATTTCATATATCTGTTGCTGATTGGACCATATTTGGAGGAAAAATACGGCAGCCAAAGCGTGTTTTCCATGGCGCTGTTTACGGCAGTGATAACCAGTTTGTTGTATCTGGGGTTTTTGGTCGTTGCGCCAAATGCCCAACCGTCGAGCATTGTTGGCTCCAGCGGCATCGTTTTTATGATGATTTTGCTGGGCTCTTTTACGAATGTTCGCTCCGGTCATATTCCGCTGACGTTCATTTTCATCATGTTGTTTTTCATGGGAACGCAAGTCATTAACGCTTTTGACGATAATCAGATATCAGAGTTCGCTCATATTGTCGGCGGTATCTGTGGCAGTTTTTTTGGATTCGTAAAAAACAAAAAATAGCTAACCGGTCATCAAACGAAACTATGTAGATTATGGGAAAAGTAACCAAATTTTTATCACTTGACGAACAATACGAACAGGCGCAATCCTGTCTTAAAAAAGGCGATATTGCCGGCGCTGTAAAACATATCAAAGCAGCGTTGGTAAAACGTCAAAATCCCGGTGGATGGGGCTTGCTGGGATGGTCCATGCTGCAAAAAGGTGAATATCGCGAAGGCTTGAGCGCGGCAAAAAAGATGCGCAATACAGCACTTAAAGTGCCATCCAAACCGTTGCTGGCCATTGCTGATTGCCTGATGGGACGCATTCATCACGAGGCCGGACGCAAAGTGCTGGCCGAACGCTATTACCGCGAATCGCTGGATGCACATCCTCGCACGGAAACCTGCGTTTTTCTGGGCGTATTGCTAAACGAACAGGGTCGCAGCATCGAAGCGAAAGTATATTTCCAGAAAGCGTTGCAAATTGATCCGCAGGATGTTGAAGCACGTTACAACATGGCACGCTGGTATTACACCCATCGCGATTACGAGCGTACGGTAAAGCATTTGCGTATGGTTCTGGATTTTAACCCCGGATACGCGGATGCGGTAGAATTACTCACCATCGCGCTGTGGCAATTTGGCAGCACCGGCTTTCAGCAAGCCCGGGAATTGCTGGAAACCAGCGTCATCAGCGATATTATTAATGTACGCAAACAATTGTTGCTGGCACTCACTTACCGGTTGCTCAACAAAACCAAAGATGCCGAAAACACCTTCCGTTTCATCATTTCCGAACTGGAAGAAAACAGCGCAGCGCACCTTCTTTTTGCAAATATGTTGGCTGAAAAAGCCCGCAATCACACGGAAGCAGAGTCGCATTTTCGTAAAGCACTGGAAATTTCACCGGAAAAAGGCGCCAATCATTATTATTATGCAAAATTCCTGATCAACAATGACTGCATCGAGGAAGCGCAGGAACATTTGCAAAACGCTGCCCAGCTCGGTTACGAAAAGGCTGAAATGCTGTTGGAGAACTTTCTGGAAGCGGACTAATTTTAACGGATATTTCTTACCTGCTTTGGTTTTTCCAAAAAAATTCGATAACACTTTATTATCGCAACGGTTATCGGGAAACCGGTGACTTTTCGCTTGGTTGTTTGAATCGGAGCGATCCAATTGTATATTTTGAATTGAAAAAAATGGATCGTCACAATTTAGTTTTCTAATCTTTATCTAACTGAAAAACATATGATTAGCATTTAAATTGCGACGGTTCCAAAAAATGAATCTATTGAGGATGAAAGAATGATTTACATCATCTCCATGATTGTTGTGTTGAGTATTTTGGTGTTTGTTCACGAATTGGGGCACTTTTTGGCTGCGAAAATGTTTGGCGTTCGCGTCGAACGGTTTTCGATCGGTTTTCCACCCAGATTGTTTGGTGTTCAATACGGCGAAACCGATTACTGTATTTCGGCAACGCCGCTGGGCGGATATGTAAAACTGAGCGGAATGGTCGATGAAAGCATGGATGCGGAGCAACTGAACAAAGCCCCGGAGCCGTATGAATTTCGGGCAAAACCGGTTTATCAGCAGGTTGTAATTATTACCGCCGGCGTTATCATGAATTTTATTTTGGCTGTGGGAATTTTGGGCGGCATGGTTTTTATGAATGGCGAGCCGTACAACCCCAGCACTACCATCGGTTACGTTGCCGAAGGCGGCATTGCCGACAGCATCGGCGTTCAGGTTTACGATAAAATTTTGACAATCAACGGACACACGCCGGAAAACTGGCAGCAAGTTGAACGGCTATTTTTCGAAAACATCGGTAAAAATACAACCTTTACAATAGAGCGTAATGGCGAGCAAAAAGAATTTGTGCTGAACTGGGACAATATGACCATGAACGACTTCGAGCGGTTCGGCATTTTTGAATATTTGCCCGCGATGGTTGGCGATGTTTCGGAAGGATATCCGGCAGCAGAAGCCGGTTTACAAAAAGGTGATCGCATTATTGCCGTGAACGATTCCGTCATCCAAAGCTGGATTGAAATGACCGGGATTGTGGTTAAACATCCCGATCAGCCGCTGAATTTCACCTATTTACGCAATGGCGATACTCTGCAAACCAGCATCACGCCAACAGGCGTTGCCGCAAAAATGCAGGACGGCACGGAAACAAATGTCGGCCGCATCGGCATTACCCGTTTTACAGAAACGCGGGAAGTCGGTTTTGCAGCGGCAATGGTTCGCGGATTTAACCAGTGCATCAGCATCGGGCAATTGAACATACGCGGTTTCGGGCGCATTCTCAGCGGGAAAGATTCCGCCAAAGAATCGCTGGCAGGACCGCTGGCAATCGCCCAAATGGCCGGCGATATTGCAGATCGTAACATATGGGATTTACTTCCATTTATGGCATATTTGAGCGTTGTGTTGGCATTCATCAATATTTTACCGATACCGGCGCTGGATGGCGGACACCTGATCATCATTCTCATCGAAGGCATCCGTCGCAAACCGCTGCCGCTCAAAGCAAAAATCATGGTTCAACAGGTCGGGATGGCCATCTTGCTCACGTTCATTGTATTTGTTTTCTACAACGACATCGCACGCTGGATCGCCAGTTAATTTAAGGAGAAACACTTGCCGGAGACAGTTAAGTCTATCATTCTGGGAATCGTTCAGGGATTATCCGAGTTTTTGCCTATTAGCAGTTCAGGACATCTGGTGTTATTTGAAGCCATGCTGGATCATCAACAGGCGGGTATCGCATTTGAAATTTTTGTGCATTTTGGCACGCTGGCGGCCGTCTTCGCCGTGTATTACAAAGATATTTTCGGAATGCTGCGCTATTTGCCCGGCATCCCCAAATTTCTGATGAACGGTATGCGCATCACCAATGAACAAGACCGCTACTGTGCGTTAACTTTTTACATTATCGTTGCAACCATTCCTGCGGTAATTGTCGGGCTGTTTTTCAAAGACACCATCGAGTCACTATTCGACAGCACAACGCTGGTGCTCGGTGCGTTGCTGTTTACAGGTGCAGTAATGTGGAGCTCTCGTTACACTCAGGAAGACAGCAAATTTTTTAACCTCGCAACAGCAATTTTGATCGGTTGCGCACAGGCATTTGCTATCATTCCCGGTATTTCCCGTTCCGGCAGCACGATTGTGATGGCATTGTGGCTGGGCGTAAAACGCGAAACCGCCGCACGGTTTTCATTTCTGCTGTCCATTCCGGTTATTTTGGGTGCGACAATTTTGCAGGTAAAAGATTTTATGGAAGCTCCCCCGCCTTCTGATCAAATGATGAATATTGCATTCGCAACCATCGCTGCGGCGATATCGGGCTATTTTGCCATCATTTTACTGCTGGATATTATCCGCAAACAAAAGCTCGAGTGGTTCGGTGTTTACTGCGTTACCGTCGCGCTTATCGGAATCGTGTATGTGAATTTCTTCTAAGCTTTAGATTTTATTACTATTTAAATTCGATTATTAAGAGCGGTGCCGGTCATCGCTCTTTTTGTTTTTGGGAAGAAATCAAACCGCCGGAATTCCGGACACAAAATTTTTCCCGCCGCAACCCTTCCGCAAATCATTTATTTTTGGTAACTTTAGCAGCTTTTTACAGATTTGGTTTTCTAAATCCGGGAAACATATTCACCCAAAACAACTGGTAATATGGAAAAATTAGAACAATTTTCAAGTCGATGGGCTTTACTTTTAGCAACGATGGGAATGGCAATTGGCGCCGGAAATATCTGGCGTTTTCCGCGACTTGCCGGACAATATGGCGGCGCGTTTCTGATTCCCTGGGCAATTTTTCTGATTTTGTGGTCGATCCCGTTGCTGATGGTAGAATTTTCACTCGGTAAGGAAACCCGCAAAGGTCCCATTGGCGCGTTCGCTAATTTTCTCGGAAAAAAATATGCCTGGATGGGTGCTTTTATTGTCATTTGCACAATGATGATTATGTTTTATTACTCCGTCGTAACCGGATGGGCGTTGCATTATTTTGTCGCTGCAGCCACAGGCATGCTAACCGGTGCGGATCACAACGCTTATTGGAATACCTTCACCGGCGCAAGCTTGCAACCGGTATATTATCATTTGATAGCGTTGAGTATCACATCGCTGATAATTTATCAGGGTGTTGTGAACGGCATCGAACGAGCAAACCGGATTTTGCTGCCATCGCTGCTGGTATTGCTGGTTATTGGGGTCATCCGTTCGCTCACGCTGCCTAATGCGACAGCCGGATTGAACTATCTGTTTGGATTTCACGGTGCATCGCTGAGCGATCCGGCAATGTGGCTGGAGGCGCTTTCGCAATCCGCCTGGTCAACGGGCGCAGGTTGGGGATTGGTGCTTTCCTATTCTGTTTACATGCGCGATCGCGACGATGTTACGCTCAATGCATTCATCACCGGATTTGGCAATAATTCGGCATCGCTGCTGGCTGCTTTGGCAATCATCCCGGCAATTTTTTCGCTCTCCGGCTCGCCCGATGCCGCAATAGAATCGTTGAAAGCCGGTAATCAGGGACTTACATTTATCGTTATTCCACAACTGTTTGAACAACTTCCCGGTGCCCAATTGCTCACCGCGTTTTTCTTTCTGGCGCTGTTTTTTGCAGCAATCAGCTCGCTCATCGCCATGTTCGAGCTTTCCACCCGGATGTTTATGGATTTCGGCATGAGCCGCAAAAAAGCGCTGCCGCTGGTCAGTGCACTCACAGCTGTTGTCGGTTTGCCATCCGCTTTTTCGCTGGATGTCTTCAACAATCAGGATTGGGTTTGGGGGCTTGGCTTGATCATCAGCGGCGGATTTTTCACTTTTGCTGTGCTAAAATCCGGCGTTACAAATTTCCGTAACAAATATTTACTCACTGCCCATAATGATATTCACGTTGGCAATTGGTACGATTGGGTAATGCGCTACCTCATCCCCATCGAAGCAGTTGTATTGTTGGTGTGGTGGTTTTACCGGGAGTGGGTTGGCGATGACTGGTACAACCCGTTCAACGTTTACAGCTTTGGCACATGCCTTGCTCAATGGGGAATTCTAATTATTTTGATGGTTTTGATGAACAACAAGCTCAACCAATGGTTGACAAATCGAGGATAACATGCTGGAATTAACAACTATTATTTTCATGACACTTATTCTCGGATCAATTTGGGGCGGTTTTATTTATTTACTAAACCGCGCTTATCGAAAAGAGAATCGTTAAAAAGCCTCATTTTTCTCACCAACTTTGCCGCTTTTACGCCCATCGCTCAAAAGAAATTCATTTTTTTTTGAGTAGAACTATTTTTTTTGTAATGAAATCAAAATTCATTCGTCTAACTATAGGGAAAGTGGAATTTTAAAAAACGGATTTTCGCCTTCCCGCGAAAGTTAACACAAACTAAACGTAGCAATACGGAACGATGGCAAATAACGGAACATTATATTACCGCCAGGCTGTAACGGAACTCAACAAAAAAACGGTTCACCCGGCATATTTTATTCATGGGGAGGAAGGTTTTTTAATTGACGATCTGGTAGAGCGCATCACCAAAGCTTTTGTCGGGAAACCGCAAAAGGAAATGAATCTGTTTGTGCGTTACGCGCCGGATGCAACATTGGATGATCTGATTTCGCTAACTGCAGGCGGCGGATTATTTTCCGATCGTAAATTGATTGTTTACAAAGATTTCCAGCAGCTGAGAAATGCAAAAACAGATAGTCTGCAACGCTACCTCGAACGACCGGACAGCAATATTTGCCTGATTATTATCGCACGGGTGGATAGTGTGAATCAAGCCAAATACAAACCGCTTCAGGAGATGATGGTTTCTATTCCGGCGCTGCCGCTTCGCGAAAACGAATTGCTCGAATTCATCGAAAAGGAATTTCAGAAATACGACAAATCCATTACACCGGAAGCAGTGCAAACACTCGTTTATTTGGTTGGCGATAAAATTCACGATTTGAAAGCAGAAATTGCGCAGGTGGTTAACGGAACACCGGAAAAAACAGTGCTCGACGAAGCGGATGTGGAAGCAATTGTTGGCGTTTACGGCACACAAAATGTGTTCGAATTAACCCGTGCAATCGCCCAGCGGAAACTTGAAGAAGCGCTGTTTATCCTCCACAATTTGCTGGAAAAAGGCGAAAGCCCGGTGGGAATATTATTCATGTTGTTGCGACACGTCACCATATTATGGAAGATACGTGGTTATTATCAAAGTGGTGAACGCAACGAGCGAGCCATTCAGGGCGGCCTGAAAATTTACCCGAAACACTTCGCCCAGTATGCCCGCGAAACGGCGGCCTGGAGTGGCGGGCAATTACTCGAAGCCATGCGGTTACTAAAGGACTGCGACCGCATGTTGAAATCCAGCCAACTATCCCCGGAGATCGCAATGGATCGCCTGGTTTTCCAGTTGGTTGCTTTAAAATAATTCAATATATTTGGGAACTTCGAATATGGTCAATGGTAAAACACAAGTCGATTACATGAGTGGAAAGTCTGAAATAAAAAAAGTAACTGATGAAACCCTGATCGCAAGATTTCAGCAGGGTGATGTTCAGGCATTCGACGTCTTGGTTCGGCGCTATAAAGATCAACTGCTCAACTATGTTTTCCGGTTTGTCGGTAACCGAACCGATGCGGAAGACATTGTTCAGGAAACCTTTTTACGGGTTTTCAAAAACAAGCATTACTACAAAGAGATCGCCAAATTTTCGACCTGGGTTTACACCATCGCAGGAAATTTGGCGAAGACGGAACTTCGCCGGCGCAAACGGCGAAAAATATTTAGCGTGAGCAATTTTGTAAATGATGAGCGCGATTACGACATCCCGGATACTGCCCGCAACCCGGAACAACGGGTGGACGGCAGCATCAAAGACGATTATATCCAAAGCGCTATCGAGAAGCTACCGTCCAAATTCAAAGAAGTGATTCTTTTGAGAGATGTGCAGGGATTTGCATATGAGGAAATTAGCCAAATACTGAGCATTCCATTGGGAACGGTGAAATCGCGCGTTAACCGGGGTCGATTAAAACTGCAAGAAGATTTGAAATTTTTACTGGAGAGTGAACCTAAAGATGGCTAAAAAAGCACGGTGAGGACGGCCTATGATGAATAGCGACAATTTGCAGGAATATTTTTCGGATTATATCGACGGAGATTTACCGCCACAACAACAATTGGCTTTAGAGGAAAAACTCAGAGAAAATCCGGAAGTTTGGGCAACTGTAGAGCGGATGCGAATCATCCGGGAAGAGATGCGTAAACTGCCCCCCATTAGCGCATCACCTGATTTTGAAAACAGGTTACATCAAAGAATTCAGGGAGTGGCAACCCGCCCTTTATCAGATTCCCCCCTCGCTAACATTATTAGTTGGCGAAACGCAGCAGCGGTAGCTGCAACGGTTCTGGTCGTATCTCTGTCATCGATGTTTATGTGGCAGGGCAGCGAGGGGGATTCTTCCGCGAAACAATTACCGCAGACCACCAATTCATCCACGTTTAATTCGGGGCAGGCTGCTCAGCAAAAGCCACTTCAGTCTGAACAACAACTGACTCCCTCGAAAGAAGCGACAATTGCCAAAGCGAAACAAGATTCCATCAACGCCAAACGCAATCAACAGCTCCAGCAGTTAAAGGACAATATTCAGATTGTTAACGAAAAAGCAGATTAGAAATAGTTTTTAAAACTATTGCGATCTGCTTTTTTTTTGTATATTTGGGAAATTTTGACGATGTTTATCTGCGAACGTTTAAAATTTCCCAAATAATACAGGGACTGTTTAGGTGACCAAAAGCTTCCTCTTAACGATCGTAATTGCAATACTTATAGCAGTGTTGTTGATTGGTTTTCTGCCAAACGACAGTGCTTTTTTTGTGAGCATCAAAATTTTGTTATCGGCGGTGCTGGGTGTTGGGGCTTATGTTTATCTTTTCCGGATTGAGCCGGAAACTGTGGTGGGAATTTTACCTGACGAAGACGAAGAAACAGACACCGGAACCACTCAACAGGACACCACTCCCCTTCCCAAATCATCCGAAAAAAGCGACCCCCGTGGCGTTGAAAATTATTTCGATGATTTTCTGGAAACCCTTTTGCCGCAAATTCAACGCACAACCGTGAGCAAAACGGTTGCGCTGCTGATGGTCAATTTCTACAAAAAGCAATTTTATCTTCGCTCATTTGCATCTGAAACCACAACAAAACCGGACAGCGATATTTTTTTCGGGCTGAGCGAAGGTTTACCGGCACTCATTTTTAAAGAAAAAAAATCGCTGCTGGAAAATAGCCTGCCCGAAAGCGACGGACTTCTCCCCTATCACGATCCCGAAACAAAAGTGCGCTCATTCATCGGCGTTCCGCTCATGTACAACGATTATCTCATCGGCGTGCTCTGCGCCGATTCAGATGTTCAGGGCGCATTCAGCAACGACGATCTCAAAATTCTCGAATCATTCAGCACGTTGATGAGCATTCAACTTGCCTGCAGTAACAAATTGTACGAATACGAAACTGAAAATCGTACCACAAAAATGTTGTATGATTTTACCCGTCAAATTCAGGAAACACAATCACTTAAGGATTTGTGGCAACAGCTCAGTATTGCCTTGAAATCTGTGTTCAAAGCCG includes:
- a CDS encoding insulinase family protein: MTLNKWITLLIGALILFSCQQKPAVETVAMPVPEDPTVAFRVMFTVGSMDDPAGKEGLAALTASMLTEGATQNYTYEQILEKLYPMAASINNQVDKEMTVFYGRTHKDNLDAYYALLKDVLLHPAFNQDDFDRVKTNTLNYVEKSLRYAQDEEFGKEALYEFIFAGTPYEHLEEGHINSLQAITLDDVKSFYQTHYTQANLVLGLGGGYSSSFAKTMQQDLLALPAGTPDATVAINPPAIDGMHVKIIEKNANATAISFGYPIDVLRGSREFYALAIATSWLGEHRNSSSHLYQIIREERGLNYGDYAYIEHFPLGYARQFPPPNVARHQQIFQVWIRPVPNETRVFAFRAALRELQKLVDNGMSESDFELTRKFLKNYVLHYAPTTMLQLGYALDDNYYGIDGDHWKKFRSLLDEITLEEVNTALKKHFDYKNVKAVFITADAEGLKETLVNNTPSPISYDSPKPEAILLEDKEIQSYPLQIAAENVKIVPVDDMFVGKGAPAE
- the rseP gene encoding RIP metalloprotease RseP, which produces MIYIISMIVVLSILVFVHELGHFLAAKMFGVRVERFSIGFPPRLFGVQYGETDYCISATPLGGYVKLSGMVDESMDAEQLNKAPEPYEFRAKPVYQQVVIITAGVIMNFILAVGILGGMVFMNGEPYNPSTTIGYVAEGGIADSIGVQVYDKILTINGHTPENWQQVERLFFENIGKNTTFTIERNGEQKEFVLNWDNMTMNDFERFGIFEYLPAMVGDVSEGYPAAEAGLQKGDRIIAVNDSVIQSWIEMTGIVVKHPDQPLNFTYLRNGDTLQTSITPTGVAAKMQDGTETNVGRIGITRFTETREVGFAAAMVRGFNQCISIGQLNIRGFGRILSGKDSAKESLAGPLAIAQMAGDIADRNIWDLLPFMAYLSVVLAFINILPIPALDGGHLIIILIEGIRRKPLPLKAKIMVQQVGMAILLTFIVFVFYNDIARWIAS
- a CDS encoding insulinase family protein — protein: MKHRNRLGLFVIAFCAILLSQSFGQQFFPYQYENYTLPNGFKTILIPMKGSGLIAYYTVVRTGSRDEWEPGKSGFAHFFEHMMFRGTENIPAEEYERTITEMGADNNAYTTDDYTCYTMVISSENLETTMNLESDRFQNLSYAEGPFRTEAGAVYGEYRKNRVSPWSVAYEEISNLAFDQHTYKHTTMGFERDIKEMPNQYDYSKSFFNRYYRPENCVLLLAGDFDAADAKSLIEKYYGDWEKGYTQPEIKQEDMQKGERQKTIEYDGRTLPLVWLAYKSEAFDATSKRNAAGYLLWEFAFGENSELYKQLVIREQKVQFISGGYGLNRDPKFHSVYAMVKSPDDINYVIEQVDGAAEEFKKELVSQDDLENIKSRIRYDFLMGLDTPENVTSSLARMVALNGDLESVDQFYKTLESVTPEDVRAAAEYYLQNDRRTTLILKEKQNDAE
- a CDS encoding undecaprenyl-diphosphate phosphatase, which gives rise to MPETVKSIILGIVQGLSEFLPISSSGHLVLFEAMLDHQQAGIAFEIFVHFGTLAAVFAVYYKDIFGMLRYLPGIPKFLMNGMRITNEQDRYCALTFYIIVATIPAVIVGLFFKDTIESLFDSTTLVLGALLFTGAVMWSSRYTQEDSKFFNLATAILIGCAQAFAIIPGISRSGSTIVMALWLGVKRETAARFSFLLSIPVILGATILQVKDFMEAPPPSDQMMNIAFATIAAAISGYFAIILLLDIIRKQKLEWFGVYCVTVALIGIVYVNFF
- a CDS encoding sigma-70 family RNA polymerase sigma factor; translated protein: MSGKSEIKKVTDETLIARFQQGDVQAFDVLVRRYKDQLLNYVFRFVGNRTDAEDIVQETFLRVFKNKHYYKEIAKFSTWVYTIAGNLAKTELRRRKRRKIFSVSNFVNDERDYDIPDTARNPEQRVDGSIKDDYIQSAIEKLPSKFKEVILLRDVQGFAYEEISQILSIPLGTVKSRVNRGRLKLQEDLKFLLESEPKDG
- a CDS encoding sodium-dependent transporter; the encoded protein is MEKLEQFSSRWALLLATMGMAIGAGNIWRFPRLAGQYGGAFLIPWAIFLILWSIPLLMVEFSLGKETRKGPIGAFANFLGKKYAWMGAFIVICTMMIMFYYSVVTGWALHYFVAAATGMLTGADHNAYWNTFTGASLQPVYYHLIALSITSLIIYQGVVNGIERANRILLPSLLVLLVIGVIRSLTLPNATAGLNYLFGFHGASLSDPAMWLEALSQSAWSTGAGWGLVLSYSVYMRDRDDVTLNAFITGFGNNSASLLAALAIIPAIFSLSGSPDAAIESLKAGNQGLTFIVIPQLFEQLPGAQLLTAFFFLALFFAAISSLIAMFELSTRMFMDFGMSRKKALPLVSALTAVVGLPSAFSLDVFNNQDWVWGLGLIISGGFFTFAVLKSGVTNFRNKYLLTAHNDIHVGNWYDWVMRYLIPIEAVVLLVWWFYREWVGDDWYNPFNVYSFGTCLAQWGILIILMVLMNNKLNQWLTNRG
- the holA gene encoding DNA polymerase III subunit delta, with the translated sequence MANNGTLYYRQAVTELNKKTVHPAYFIHGEEGFLIDDLVERITKAFVGKPQKEMNLFVRYAPDATLDDLISLTAGGGLFSDRKLIVYKDFQQLRNAKTDSLQRYLERPDSNICLIIIARVDSVNQAKYKPLQEMMVSIPALPLRENELLEFIEKEFQKYDKSITPEAVQTLVYLVGDKIHDLKAEIAQVVNGTPEKTVLDEADVEAIVGVYGTQNVFELTRAIAQRKLEEALFILHNLLEKGESPVGILFMLLRHVTILWKIRGYYQSGERNERAIQGGLKIYPKHFAQYARETAAWSGGQLLEAMRLLKDCDRMLKSSQLSPEIAMDRLVFQLVALK
- a CDS encoding rhomboid family intramembrane serine protease, with amino-acid sequence MGITYNAPFVLTYALVAVSVIAYNTFVDPTVIPFYFTLQPYYSYEDPLFYFRLFSYAVGHGSWEHLIDNFIYLLLIGPYLEEKYGSQSVFSMALFTAVITSLLYLGFLVVAPNAQPSSIVGSSGIVFMMILLGSFTNVRSGHIPLTFIFIMLFFMGTQVINAFDDNQISEFAHIVGGICGSFFGFVKNKK